The DNA sequence AATAAGCTAATACAACCAAAAAGACTTGAAAGCCTAAAATAAGCGCCAGCCAATTCAACCGCGACACTAAATAATGATAAATTCTTTTAATCGAAGTCATGTGCCATATATCCTTTGCCGACTCTTGTTTCAATCGCATGCGTTAAACCGAATTCTGCCAGTTTCTTTCTTAAACGATTGATATTCACCGTTAAGGTATTATCGCTGACAAAGGCTTCATCATCCCACAATGCAGTGATAATCGCATCACGGCTGACAATTTGATTGCGGTGCTGTAATAAAATTTCCAGTATCAGCATCTCTGTTTTCGACAAGTGCGCACTTTCACCCTCTCGTTCTAAGACACCTTTTGCCAAATCCACTTGTACATCTCCCCATGTCATCATACGTTTTTCTTCTATATTAAATTGATAAACGCGGCGGTAAATCGCCTTTAACTTTGCAATCAGCACATTGGTATAGAACGGCTTCTGCATAAAATCATCCGCCCCTAATTCCATACTCATCACTTGATCCATCGGATTATCTCTAGCGGATAAGAAGAGTATCGGCACATTCGATTGATTACGAATGGCACGACACCAATAGAAACCATCATATTTCGGCAATTCAACATCCATGATGATAATCTCTGGTTGGATTTCTTTATATTCTTCTAAGACATGGTTAAAGTCTTCTATACCGTATACATGCAAGTCCCAGTGTTCCAATTCTTTCTTTAATTGTTCAAATAAAGATTTATCATCTTCTACCAATAAAATTTTCATGCTTTCACCAGCCTGTATTTATTTCAAAATCATTGCAAAAACATTTCTTTTACATTTCACTGTTTTTCTTTTACACTATTGAATACGTACTACTCTAAAATATATTGTTTTATACACTTTAGATAAGCATTGAACTAAATCAATGCAGTCCGGTACGAATTAGTATATACTCAGTGTAATACTACCTTATAAAATGGAGGGTGTCTATGGAACATACGATTAGAGAAATAAGTATAAATGATGCGGATGATTATATTGTATTGTTGAAAGATATCTACGATGAGTCTAATTACATGCTGTATAGTCCTGGTGAATATGTCCCTTCGCTTTCAAGTGCACTCAAGCAGCTTGAACATTTCATCACTTCTCCATCAAATACCATTTACCTCGCTGAAATCGACGGTATGCTGATTGGGTTTGCAATTGTAACTTCCCGCAAATACGAGCGCACACGTCATGAAACACGCGTACGTATCGGTATACGCGAACAATACCGCAGCAAAGGTGTTGGGCAATCGTTACTAAACGCGGTGGATGCATGGGCATATAACCACAGTATTCGCCGTTTAGAAGCATTAGTTGTTCCTGAAAATGAAACAGCCGTGGATTTATTTAAATCCGCCGGTTATCAAATTGAAGGCGAAATGCGCGATAAATTAAAGATAGATAATAAATTCTACAGTGAATATGTAATGGCTAAATTATTACATTAATACTTTTTCCTAATATGTATCTTTGCATATTAGGTTTTTATTTTGTCTTTTTCATTCACCTCACTATTTATTATTTTATAGCATAAAGAGATATCAGATAAAACACATGCATCTGGTATCTCTTTTCATCTATTACTATTCATTTTTATTAATATGGATTGAGTTGGACAGAGTCCGTCTGTTCATCTTGCTCTTTCATCGTTGTAGAGCTTGTGTTGCGGCTTAAGAAGCGTTGTACTTGTGTCAGGTTCTCTTTAGATTCCGGCAGATTCAAATGGAATTGGTACTGATGTCTGAGTTGATGAGAACCATCATAGAATAAGGTATCTGCAGAAGTGCCTTTTTCATCTAACACTTGTGCAAATTCTTCGTTTTGACTCGCAAACGGATCGGCATCGCCTACAGATAAGAATGTCGGCGGATAATTTTTAGTAACATGCTCAATTGTCGACATTTCCGATAGATCTCTAAACTCAGTTTCCCAATTTTCTGTACCTGTATAACTTCTCATAAATAATTGAATACGCGGGAATTCTGTTTTCTTCACTGTATTCATATTATAGAATCCGCCGAAAAAGATAGCGGCACGAATATTTTCAGGTTTGAAGCGTTGTTTAAAGTCCATTTCTTTTCTTAATTTTTCATCCGTTTGAATCGCTGTATACTGACTGTTTAATTGTGCCCCGGCAGAATCTCCGCCAAAGACCACTTGATTGAAATCAATCGGCAATTCATGCGGGTTTTCTTTAATAAACTTTACAGCTTGATCCATTTGGATTAAAGGTGTCGGATATTTATATTGCGGTGCTAATGCATAATTCACATTCACGACAATGTAACCTTGTTCAGCAATCCTTGAAAGCAGCGGATTTTTATATTGCTTATCACCTGCAATAAAACCGCCGCCATGCATCCAAAAAATTACAGGCAGCTTCACATCTTTATCTAATTCTGCTGGTGTAATAATGTCTAGTTGGCTTTTCGGGTAAGTCTTGCCATATGTAATATTATTAAAGACTTTAACATTGTTATTATTAATTGCGACTTTTTGTTTCATATTTTGTCTATGCTGCTCATCCATATATAATTTCACTCCGATAGCTATGGCAATACATACTAAGACACCGACAACGGCCCCTCCTATCAACCAACGCTTTTTGCGACTGCTCATTTCATTATCATGTCCTCTCTCTGTCATTCTTTGGGCGAGATAATTTTATTTCGCTTTTATTGTACTTGAAATCACAATGTATCTCAAAGACGAAGCAATACTCATTAAAAAAGCGCAGCATCATCTGCTGCGCCATGTTCTACTATTTTCATCCTTATTGTTTTTACAATAAGTTGACCTTCATTTTTGTTTTGCTATATCAAGTAAATTAACAAATTGGGCTTTTATGCGATATGTTGTTCATTTTCTTTCTTACGTTTGAAATACTTAATTAATACGCCGACTACGATTAAGAGTCCGATTACACCCATCATAGGATATAAGAAGTTAATCAGACTTGAGAAGCCTACGAAACTTAATCCGTAACCTACTAACATCATAATCACGATTAAAATATGGTATTTCTTACTGTATGGTGTTGTAAATCTTGCTGCGAATGAATACAGCATACCCAAAATTGTATTGTACATTACGGCTAACATTACAACCGATAACACAATTGTCACAGCTGGGTGAATACCATGTGCTAATTTCAATGTTGGAATAGCCGCGTCTTTAATCGTTGGATACTCAGATTGCAATGCAAATGTGATTAAAGCTAATAGAATCGTATAAACGATACCGCCGAATAATGCGCCGGCACCAGATACTTTTCTTTTACTTGCATCACCGCCGATTGCAACGATAGTACTGAATCCAACTGCGAAAGCTAAACCGCCGTATACAGTACCCCAGAAGATACCTAAGAATGGATTTGCTTTCGGCATTGTCGCGTTGATTTCGTTAAATGGCACTTCACCTTTCACTAAATATGTCCCTGCAATAATAATCACTAAAATGATTAAGAATGGTGTAACAACACCTAATGCACGAACAATTTTGTTGAAGTCCATCAATAATGTAATGTAAATTGCGATAACCATAATCAAGGCACCTAACCATGTAGGTATGCCGTAACTTTCATGGAATGCAGAACCTGCCCCTGCGATCATTGTGACAGAAATTCCGAATAAGAAGAAGACTAAAATATAGTCGATGATCCGTCCTAAGCCTTTCCCAAATAAATAAGACAAAGTCGATTCGTGGTTTTCAGCATCGAAAGCCGTTCCGATTTTCGCTACTTGTCTTCCGATGAATCCTAAGATAATTCCTGAAAGTAATACACCGATATAAGCCCATAAGCCGAACTCGGTGAAGAATTGCATAACTTCTTGACCTGTTGAAAAACCTGCGCCGACGACTACACCGACATAGGCAAAGCCAATTTTTACAGTTTCTTTATTAAACGTCATAATAACGTTAAATACCTCCTCGTGTAATTAAACCAATGCTTGCCAACGTTTTACTTACTATCCATAGCGTTTCTGTCTGAAAAGGCCATTACTTTTTCCATGAAAAGTTTATAGTAACAATAAACTGCCACAAAGCGCAATAGGCGTTCTGTGTAATTGAACAAACACAACAATAAATTACCCTCAACTCGATAGAATTACTCATTAAACTTTGTGAACGTTATCATTAGAAATACTTAAGTATCATTTTTTCTTGCAGAAAAAACTAAAGAGAGCACCTTTTACGGCACTCTCTGTAATGGGTTGATTATTATTTTGCATCACGGTTTTGATTAAGTTCGTCAATGCTGACCACAACGTTATCCATTCGTTTCGCTGTCTGTTTAAGAATATTACGGGCTACGTTATTGTTCGGATCCAGCTTCAAAATCTGTTTAGAAATATCGAAAGCTTTTTTATCAGAAATAACAGGTTCAGGAATTGCATGGAGTAACAACATTTGTAGTAAACTCTTCACTTCTTTGCCCTCAGTGAGTTTTATGGAAGCTTCAGCATGATAATAAGCAGAGTCAAGCGCACCTTCTAATTCGCTTAATGGATAAACCAGCAGCAAGAATGCTAAATCGTGCATTTCGGCAGTTTCTCCATCTTTGATCATATCTAAGATACACGTGTAAAACATGATACTTTCTACTTCATGCGCACTTGAAATGTAATGTTCTTCAAATTCCATAAAATCTGATTCGGACATTAATCGTTTTACTGATTCAAATTCACCGTTTAAGACATGTCGCTTTATTAAATCTTTCATGCCAATGTCCTCCTATAGTTGAACAGATTTTATCTACAATTAACATAATTCTATCATATATTTTCTTGATTTCACATCAATATCTTTCAACCTTATACATATAATTTCAAATACAATCAATTAGAAGGACTTAGTACGATACATCAGATATAAGAAATACGGCGCGCCGATTAAAGCAACGACAATACCTGCAGGAATGCCGGAAGGTTGTAAAACCACTTGACCTACTGTATCAGAAAAGACCAGTAAGAAAGCTCCGATTACAACCGCCAGCGGCATAAATAATTGGTGTCTCGGTCCTACAATCGTCTTCGCAATGTGCGGACCCATTAAACCGATAAAGCTGATGGCGCCGCTGACTGCGACCGCTGCCGATGACAACGCTACGGCCAGCAGTAAAATGACCATGCGAGCACGTCTGACATTCACACCTAAGCCTTGTGCTAATTGTTCGTTGGTATTTAAGATGTTCAGCGTATTAGCTTTCATAAATAAGAACGGTACAATAACTACCAGCCACGGCAGTAATGCGATTACAAATGTCCATTCGTCACCCCAAATATTTCCGGCCAGCCATGTCGCCATAAATTCAGCTTGGTCTTTATCAAATTTTGACATTAAAGTCAGGGAACCGCCGGATAAAGCTGCCGATAAGCCTACACCGACGAGCACCATACTCGCAGGTGTCATGCCGCGTTCTTTAGAATAACTGAAATAGAAAATAACCAGCGCTGTTAAAATACCGCCGATCATACTTAAAATCGGCAATACATAAATAAAGCTGTCCGCATTGACTTGTCCGATAACAATAAACAATGCGATAAAGAAACCGCTGCCCGCATTAATACCAAGGATACCCGGCTCTGCAAGCGGGTTGTTCGTCACACTCTGCATCATTGCACCGCTTAAACTTAAGGCAGCACCTGCAAGAATAGTAATCAGCATTCGCGGCATTCTGAATTCTAATAAAATTAAACTGTCTGTGTATTCACCAAAGCCGAACAGTGTTTTAAAAAATGTACCGATAGACATTTGATATTCGCCTGAAGTCATACTCCAAGCACATGCACACAAAAGCAGTATAATCAAAATCGTCAATGCGATAATTTGTTTGATTCTTAAACTTTTCTCTATCATATCGTGCGCCCTCCTTTTCTAATCAAATAGATAAAGTAAGGCACACCGATAAATGACACGATAGCACCGACAGGTGCATCGCCAAGCATACGCGCTGCAGTATCAGCCAATAGTACTAACAGTGCACCCAATATTGCTGTGACGGGTATGACTTTCGCATAATCTGTACCGATTAAAAAGCGTACAATATGCGGTACAATCAAACCGACAAAGGCAATTTGACCTACCATCGCAACGGCAATACCAGCCAGCAGCATCGTTAAAACCAGACTCAATGCTCGGATAAAACCGACATTTTGTCCTAAGCCTTTCGCAAGACTTTCACCAAGATTTAAGATAGTTAATTGTCTGCTTAATAAAACAATCAATACAATCGTAATCAAGATGACAGGCGCACTCCACTTCAGCTGCGACCATGTAGTACCGGAAACACCGCCCATACTCCAAAAGTTAAGATCTTGGTTTAATTTAAAAGCCAGTGCGATACCTTGGCTTAATGCCGTAAGGAAAGCACTGACTGCAGCACCCGCTAATATAATACGAATCGGATTGAAACCATCTGTACGAGAACGGCCCATCATTAATACAATCGTACCGCCCATGATTGCCCCGATAAAACCAGCAAGCATCAATATACCGAATGCAGCTTGCGGCATGAATGCATAGGTTAAAGCCAACATGAAGCTGGCACCTGCGTTTAAACCGATTAAACTCGGGTCAGCTAAACCATTTTTCGTCACGCCTTGTACAACTGCACCGGCAACGGCTAAAGCCATGCCGACTAAAATGGCGCCTAAGTCTCTCGGTATTCTTATTTCACTGATAATATTATGCTGTTCATTCGAGGCATTATAATGGAAAATCGCATCATAAATCGTTGATAAACGAATATGCGCATCTCCATATAAAATGGACAGTACCAGCATGACTAAAAGTAATATCAGCGATATACATAGTGTTGCTGTGAATTTGGTGTATCTCTGTTTTTTCTCTCTCTCACCCATTGATGATTGCCTCACACTTTCGAGTAATGTTTGCACAATAAATCATACGTTACAAGCATAGGTTTGCCTGTTCTCGGATCAGTACTGAGTTCCGCATCAATATTGAAACATCTCTCTAGAATATCTTTCGTCAACACTTCTTGCGTTTCACCGCTGGATACAATTTCTCCTGCTTTCATCGCTATCAAATGATCTGAGAAACGTATCGCTTGGTTGATATCATGCAAGACCATAACAATAGTACAGCCTTGTTCACGGTTCAATTCTTGAACCAGCTCTAAAATTTCTAATTGGTGGCTGATATCTAAATAAGTGGTAGGCTCATCTAAGAAAATAATATCTGTTTTTTGAGCTAATGCCATCGCAATCCAGACACGTTGTCTTTGTCCGCCGCTCAAATCATTAATCGGTCTGTGTTTAAAGTCGTATGTGCCTGTAACTCTAAGTGCCCAATCAATTTCTGCTTTGTCTTCTGCACTTAAACGTCCGAAACCTTTTTGGTGCGGGAAGCGACCATAAGATACCAATTCACCTGTAGTTAAACCATCTGCGACATCAGGTGATTGAGGCAGAATCGCAATTTTCTTTGCGATTTCTTTTGTTGATTGTGTATGAATATTTTTGCCGTCAAGCGTAATTTGTCCGCCTTTGACCGCTAATAATCTAGATAATGCTTTCAACAATGTCGATTTACCGCAACCGTTAGGCCCAATAATTGACGTTACTTTACCATCAGGAATCTCTACATCTAAATCATTGACAATTACATGATCCCCATATCCAATTGTCACTTGCTGACCATTTAAACGATTAGTCAATATACTTCATCCTCCGTTGGATACGACATTGATTCCTTGAATACAGTTACCGTAATAACCGCCTCTTTTCAAGGTTTGCCGCTATCTTCAATTTCGCATAATCTATACATCTATTTACAAAATAATTGTGTATATCTCAAATACCTTATAGTTGTGTTTATCACTTTATCTCAATTACCAAACTGTAATTGATAATCATTATCATAGGATACATTATAACATCTTTTCTGCTCATTTCCTAACAAATATTATTGCACAGAACGCAAAAAATCGAGGCAAATGCCTCGATTTCTTTACAGTTATTCATCTACTAAAAAGCCGTTGCCGTATACATCACGCACATCGTGAATGACTAAGAAGGCTTGCTCATCAATTTTTCGGATAAGTCGTTTCGCTTTAGAGACTTGCGTCTTACTGATAACGACATATAAAATCTCTTTCTCTTCTTTAGAGAAATAGCCGCGGCCATCCATAATCGTAACTCCGCGTCCGACCTTTTCATCAATGACTTTAGCCACTTCATCTGGTCGGCTCGAAATAATCGTCATCGCTTTCTTCGTATTTAAACCTTCAATTACAAATTCCATTACTTTTGTTCCGATATATAATGAAATAATTGTCACTAAAATTTTACTCATCGGAATAACAGTAATTGAAATCGCAACAACGATTAAATCAAAGAATAACAATGCATAAGATGTACTGACATCTAAATATTTATTGGCTAATCGCGCCAAAATGGTTGTACCTGCTGTTGTACCTCCTGCTAGAACAATCACCCCGATGCCTAGCCCTACAGAAGAACCCCCGAAAATAGCATTCACAATCATATTCCCTGTTTCAACATGCCATGATTCCGTTAAACTTAGGAAAACTGAAATCAAGACAGTCGCAAGAATAGTTAAATACATACTGCGTTTACTTAAGAACTTATAACCGATTACAATTAAAATCGCATTCAACACAAAGTTTGTAACGGCAGGTGAAAGATGGAATGCGTAGTACAATACGATAGAAAGTCCTGTTACGCCGCCTTCACCTAATTGTGCGGAAATGATGAACGTGTTAACACCAAAAGAAAACATAAAGCTTCCGAATACAACCAGTGCTATATCACGCCATGTCTTTTTATTCATACTAACCGCCCCCTTATAAAATTGTATAGACAATTTAAATACTAGCACAGTCCCCTTTATACCTACAATGTTGGACCGCAGAATCACGGCGGATGAAATATTAAATTAATTATTCTGAAAATTTTGTTTACTTTGTGTGAAAGCTTTGCTATAATAAATTTCAACTTCCTTAATCAAGAGATTAAGGAAGTTATCTCCTTTGTGTTGTTTACAATAAACAAGCAAAATTTTCGCTCGAATGCACGATCAGTACCTAGTCCTTACTGACTTCGTGTATCAAATTCATTTCCCGTTGAAAACAGGTAATGTTTGTGTCTCCCCACATACATTAACCTGTTTTCTGTGTTTTAGAAATGAAAAAGCACGATACTCGGATGAAGTGTAGTGAACCCAAAAAGTTGAACTTTTTGATTAAGCTATTTTCCTAAGGCAAGATTTCTGTATTCAACAGGAGTCTTGCCTTTTAAATTTACTTTTCTTCTTACGTTATTATAGTAATTGATATATTTGTGTATTTCTAATTCCAACTCTTCATAAGAATTAAATTCTTCTCCATAAAACATCTCTTGTTTTAATAGGCCAAAGAAATTCTCCATTGGAGAATTATCATAACAGTTCCCTTTACGCGACATACTTTGAAATATATGATTGTCTTTGAGCGCTTTTACCCAAGCTTTATGCTGGTAGTGCCAACCTTGATCAGAATGTACTGTAGTTCGATAATTTAATTCAGGTATATTTTTAATAGCCTGATTTAAAGATGACAAAGCACATTCTAAATTTGGGTGCCTACTAATAGAATAAGCGATGATTTCTTTTGAAAATACATCTAAAACAGGTGACAAATAAAGCTTTGTATTTGTATTCTTAATATTGAATTGAGTAATATCTGTTAATAATTTTTGATAAGGTCTATCTGATACAAATCTTCGATTTAGTATATTTTTAGCGACTTTTCCAGTGCTTCCTTTATATGATTTATAGTTTCTGCTTCTATGGTTAAACTTTGTGCATAAAAGTTTATTTTCTCTTGTTATTCTTAAAACTTTCTTATGATTAACTATAATCCCCATTGCATGAAGCTCTAAAGTAATTCTACGATAACCAACACGTTCATGATTTTTTTCGATAATTTCTTTAATCAACTTCAGCAGAGGTGCATCCTTATACTCTTTTAAACCTAAATTGTTTTTCCAATAATGATAGCTGCTTTTAGCTATATTGGCTACTTTTAGAATATGATTCAGCTGATAATCTTTCTCTTTCCTTAACTCAATAATAGCTGAAACTATTTCTTTGTTTGATTTTTTCGAGCTAAGGATTGTAACTTTTTTTCGAGTTCAATTTGGATTTCCAACAATTTATTTTCATAACGTAGTCTTTCAAGTTCTTCTCTTTCAGTTTCGTTTAATGGTTGGTTAGACGGTTCACTCTTCTTATTTTTCATGGCTTTGGACACACGACCTTTCGGTTTTGGTTTTAAGCCAAGAATACCATACTCATTAAATTTCTTCTGCCATTGAGCAATTAAGGAAGGGTTAGGAATATTAAATATTTTCGCAGTTTCTTTATACGATAAATGATGTTCCAATCGGTATTCTATGATTTCACATTTTTCTTCTTTTGAATATTTTCTTTTTGTCATACCAAAAGTAAGACCTTGAATACCGAAGGTATCGTACTGATAGATCCATCTTTCGATATAAGAATGATGAATATTGTACTTTTTAGCTAATGAACCATAACCAATTTGCCCGCTTTTGTATTCTTGTAATATTTTAAGTTTGAAATCTAAACTATAACTTTTATTCATAATTAAACACCCCAAAAGTTGAATTTTGTAGGTTCAACTTTTGGGGTGCAGTACAAAGCCTCCGAATATCGTGCTTTTTTTGTTCATTGCTTACCAAGCAAACAATCCTACGAATGCTGCTGTTAATAATGATACTAAAATACCTGATAATAACATCATAGGTACATATTTAGATACAAAGTCCGATGTCTTCTTGTCGACAATTCCTTTTAATGTACCGATAATCATACCGATTGTTGAGAAGTTCGCAAATGATACTAAGAATGTTGAAATAACTGCTCTTCTGTGCGGATCATATGTTTTAACCTCATCTGAGATTTGTCCCATTACTACGAATTCGTTTGTGACAATTTTCTTTGCCATTTGTTGTGCTACATGCCATGCCTCACTCCAAGGTAAACCAAGCAATAATGAGAACGGCACCATAATCACACCTAAAATCTGATCTAAACCAAAGCTGAATTTAACATTAAACCAGCCGATAACAGTACCTGAAAGAATGTGGATGAGACGATCAATCAAATCAGCTAATGCTACGAAACTGATAACGAAAGCGATAATGATTAATACTAATTTACCCGCATTAATAACAGAGTCTCCTAAGAATGAGAAGAACGGTTGACGTTCAACGCCTTCTTGTTGAATGTGATAAATAATATCTTCACGTTCTTCAACGCTGACAGGGTTTAAGATTGAAGTAACAATAATTGCGTTAATAATATTCAACGGAATTGCTGTAAGTACTAATTCACCAGGAATCATAGTGACATAAGCCCCTACAATCGCACCAGAAACAGAACTCATTGACATCATCGCAATTGTTAAAACACGCATTTCATTCATACGTTTTAATTGTTCACTTGAAACTGCTAAAGCTTCAGTGTTGCCTAAGAACATCATTTCGATACCGAAGAATGATTCGAATTTAGGCTGACGAGTGATTTTTGCTAAAGCCCAGCCGATACCGCCGATAACTTTAGGTAAAATATTAAAGTACATTAGAATGTCGAATAACGGCACGACTAATAAGATAGGGAACAATGCCGCAATCGCCATATCCATTTGTTTTGTATCTACAAAACTATGGAACGCAAATCCTGTTCCGGCATTTGCAGATTCAATAATCCACGAAATACCATCTGCCATTTTAGAAACCGCTAAGTTGCCCCATGGGAAGAACACGAAGAACCAAGCTAAAATCAAGTTAACTACTACTAGGATACCTACGGACTTCCACTGAATCGCTTTTCTGTTTCTAGAGAAAAGCACCGCTATACCTAAAAATACAATCAAACCAACAATATTGATCAGTAAATACATTTTACACCCACCATTTCTATAACTTTATTACGTACGAGTCAGTACTGTTAGAATCATAATTTACTGTTTTATTCCCTATGTTCTATACAATATCCTTCTAATACCAGAGATTGTTCGTATTTACAAATTGTAAAAAATTAAAGTGCTTTTTTAGTATATCATGTTGTCTCATGCTTTTAATTAGATTTTTCAAGAAACGAATCAAAAATTTTCAACGATTTTCGATTTGTCACTTTTCTTCAACAATTTAAAATCGCAATAAAAATAAGGTTGGAACGCTTTTAAATTCCAACCTTTGAATCATACTATGCATTTAATCTGTTAATTTTTGTGTCATCACAAACTCTTTGTATTTTTGATGAGAAGCCATCAATTCTTTATGTTTGCCGATACCTGTGACACACCCGCCGTCTAAGAAAATAATCTGATCTGCTTTCATGATAGTAGAGAGACGGTGTGCAATGACAACTGTGGTACGGTCTTCCATTAATGTCTCTAACGACTCTTGTATCTTTTTCTCGCTTTCACTGTCTAAATTGGCTGTCGCTTCATCTAAAAGCAGAATATCCGGATTCTTTACAAAGCTGCGTGCAATATCAATTCGTTGGCGCTGCCCGCCTGATAATTTCAATCCGCGTTCACCGACTAAAGTATCGTAACCTTCATCAAAATCCATGATAAAGTCATGACAATTTGCTAGTTGCGTATATTTCATTAATTCTG is a window from the Staphylococcus sp. IVB6181 genome containing:
- a CDS encoding response regulator transcription factor; translated protein: MKILLVEDDKSLFEQLKKELEHWDLHVYGIEDFNHVLEEYKEIQPEIIIMDVELPKYDGFYWCRAIRNQSNVPILFLSARDNPMDQVMSMELGADDFMQKPFYTNVLIAKLKAIYRRVYQFNIEEKRMMTWGDVQVDLAKGVLEREGESAHLSKTEMLILEILLQHRNQIVSRDAIITALWDDEAFVSDNTLTVNINRLRKKLAEFGLTHAIETRVGKGYMAHDFD
- a CDS encoding GNAT family N-acetyltransferase yields the protein MEHTIREISINDADDYIVLLKDIYDESNYMLYSPGEYVPSLSSALKQLEHFITSPSNTIYLAEIDGMLIGFAIVTSRKYERTRHETRVRIGIREQYRSKGVGQSLLNAVDAWAYNHSIRRLEALVVPENETAVDLFKSAGYQIEGEMRDKLKIDNKFYSEYVMAKLLH
- a CDS encoding alpha/beta hydrolase — protein: MSSRKKRWLIGGAVVGVLVCIAIAIGVKLYMDEQHRQNMKQKVAINNNNVKVFNNITYGKTYPKSQLDIITPAELDKDVKLPVIFWMHGGGFIAGDKQYKNPLLSRIAEQGYIVVNVNYALAPQYKYPTPLIQMDQAVKFIKENPHELPIDFNQVVFGGDSAGAQLNSQYTAIQTDEKLRKEMDFKQRFKPENIRAAIFFGGFYNMNTVKKTEFPRIQLFMRSYTGTENWETEFRDLSEMSTIEHVTKNYPPTFLSVGDADPFASQNEEFAQVLDEKGTSADTLFYDGSHQLRHQYQFHLNLPESKENLTQVQRFLSRNTSSTTMKEQDEQTDSVQLNPY
- a CDS encoding iron ABC transporter permease, with translation MIEKSLRIKQIIALTILIILLLCACAWSMTSGEYQMSIGTFFKTLFGFGEYTDSLILLEFRMPRMLITILAGAALSLSGAMMQSVTNNPLAEPGILGINAGSGFFIALFIVIGQVNADSFIYVLPILSMIGGILTALVIFYFSYSKERGMTPASMVLVGVGLSAALSGGSLTLMSKFDKDQAEFMATWLAGNIWGDEWTFVIALLPWLVVIVPFLFMKANTLNILNTNEQLAQGLGVNVRRARMVILLLAVALSSAAVAVSGAISFIGLMGPHIAKTIVGPRHQLFMPLAVVIGAFLLVFSDTVGQVVLQPSGIPAGIVVALIGAPYFLYLMYRTKSF
- a CDS encoding iron ABC transporter permease, with translation MGEREKKQRYTKFTATLCISLILLLVMLVLSILYGDAHIRLSTIYDAIFHYNASNEQHNIISEIRIPRDLGAILVGMALAVAGAVVQGVTKNGLADPSLIGLNAGASFMLALTYAFMPQAAFGILMLAGFIGAIMGGTIVLMMGRSRTDGFNPIRIILAGAAVSAFLTALSQGIALAFKLNQDLNFWSMGGVSGTTWSQLKWSAPVILITIVLIVLLSRQLTILNLGESLAKGLGQNVGFIRALSLVLTMLLAGIAVAMVGQIAFVGLIVPHIVRFLIGTDYAKVIPVTAILGALLVLLADTAARMLGDAPVGAIVSFIGVPYFIYLIRKGGRTI
- a CDS encoding ABC transporter ATP-binding protein; this translates as MTNRLNGQQVTIGYGDHVIVNDLDVEIPDGKVTSIIGPNGCGKSTLLKALSRLLAVKGGQITLDGKNIHTQSTKEIAKKIAILPQSPDVADGLTTGELVSYGRFPHQKGFGRLSAEDKAEIDWALRVTGTYDFKHRPINDLSGGQRQRVWIAMALAQKTDIIFLDEPTTYLDISHQLEILELVQELNREQGCTIVMVLHDINQAIRFSDHLIAMKAGEIVSSGETQEVLTKDILERCFNIDAELSTDPRTGKPMLVTYDLLCKHYSKV
- a CDS encoding YitT family protein, whose translation is MNKKTWRDIALVVFGSFMFSFGVNTFIISAQLGEGGVTGLSIVLYYAFHLSPAVTNFVLNAILIVIGYKFLSKRSMYLTILATVLISVFLSLTESWHVETGNMIVNAIFGGSSVGLGIGVIVLAGGTTAGTTILARLANKYLDVSTSYALLFFDLIVVAISITVIPMSKILVTIISLYIGTKVMEFVIEGLNTKKAMTIISSRPDEVAKVIDEKVGRGVTIMDGRGYFSKEEKEILYVVISKTQVSKAKRLIRKIDEQAFLVIHDVRDVYGNGFLVDE
- a CDS encoding IS3 family transposase: MLSSKKSNKEIVSAIIELRKEKDYQLNHILKVANIAKSSYHYWKNNLGLKEYKDAPLLKLIKEIIEKNHERVGYRRITLELHAMGIIVNHKKVLRITRENKLLCTKFNHRSRNYKSYKGSTGKVAKNILNRRFVSDRPYQKLLTDITQFNIKNTNTKLYLSPVLDVFSKEIIAYSISRHPNLECALSSLNQAIKNIPELNYRTTVHSDQGWHYQHKAWVKALKDNHIFQSMSRKGNCYDNSPMENFFGLLKQEMFYGEEFNSYEELELEIHKYINYYNNVRRKVNLKGKTPVEYRNLALGK
- a CDS encoding transposase, translating into MNKSYSLDFKLKILQEYKSGQIGYGSLAKKYNIHHSYIERWIYQYDTFGIQGLTFGMTKRKYSKEEKCEIIEYRLEHHLSYKETAKIFNIPNPSLIAQWQKKFNEYGILGLKPKPKGRVSKAMKNKKSEPSNQPLNETEREELERLRYENKLLEIQIELEKKLQSLARKNQTKK
- a CDS encoding NupC/NupG family nucleoside CNT transporter; protein product: MYLLINIVGLIVFLGIAVLFSRNRKAIQWKSVGILVVVNLILAWFFVFFPWGNLAVSKMADGISWIIESANAGTGFAFHSFVDTKQMDMAIAALFPILLVVPLFDILMYFNILPKVIGGIGWALAKITRQPKFESFFGIEMMFLGNTEALAVSSEQLKRMNEMRVLTIAMMSMSSVSGAIVGAYVTMIPGELVLTAIPLNIINAIIVTSILNPVSVEEREDIIYHIQQEGVERQPFFSFLGDSVINAGKLVLIIIAFVISFVALADLIDRLIHILSGTVIGWFNVKFSFGLDQILGVIMVPFSLLLGLPWSEAWHVAQQMAKKIVTNEFVVMGQISDEVKTYDPHRRAVISTFLVSFANFSTIGMIIGTLKGIVDKKTSDFVSKYVPMMLLSGILVSLLTAAFVGLFAW